The following proteins are co-located in the Eptesicus fuscus isolate TK198812 chromosome 9, DD_ASM_mEF_20220401, whole genome shotgun sequence genome:
- the RNF223 gene encoding RING finger protein 223, whose amino-acid sequence MSSCQQVWHTATPPPGLSSPTAPVPRSPGSVSGPRSPGSVSGPRSPGSVSGPRSPGSVSGPRSPGSVSGPRSPGSVSGPRSPGSVSGPRSPGSVSGPRSPATPGSEKVASPLECSICFSGYDNIFKTPKELSCTHVFCLECLARLAAAQPTGRPGSEAVPCPFCRQPTAVPADGAPALRTSRQLQAKMPAHLRREEPVWLEGTKLCCCLPPSAPGLATPGFVCVDVGLSKPPEPAVPTPSPSPTGHHRGRLARCWARCGDWKRMALVTALLLALFCVVLWPVQCALRTGSLHCLTRPPAIAVPTTVTYPATFPLGPLADD is encoded by the coding sequence ATGTCATCATGCCAGCAGGTGTGGCATACAGCCACGCCGCCCCCCGGCCTgagcagccccacagcccccgtGCCCAGGTCCCCCGGCTCGGTCAGCGGCCCCAGGTCCCCCGGCTCGGTCAGCGGCCCCAGGTCCCCCGGCTCGGTCAGCGGCCCCAGGTCCCCCGGCTCGGTCAGCGGCCCCAGGTCCCCCGGCTCGGTCAGCGGCCCCAGGTCCCCCGGCTCGGTCAGCGGCCCCAGGTCCCCCGGCTCGGTCAGCGGCCCCAGGTCTCCCGGCTCGGTCAGCGGCCCCAGGTCCCCCGCAACCCCTGGCTCGGAGAAGGTGGCCTCCCCGCTGGAGTGCTCCATCTGCTTCTCAGGCTACGACAACATCTTCAAGACGCCCAAGGAGCTGTCCTGCACCCATGTCTTCTGCTTGGAGTGCCTGGCACGGCTGGCGGCCGCCCAGCCAACTGGCCGGCCCGGCAGTGAGGCTGTGCCCTGCCCGTTCTGCCGGCAGCCCACCGCCGTGCCCGCCGACGGGGCCCCCGCACTGCGCACCAGCCGCCAGCTGCAGGCCAAGATGCCGGCGCACCTGCGGCGGGAGGAGCCCGTGTGGCTAGAGGGCACCAAGCTGTGCTGCTGTCTCCCCCCCTCTGCGCCTGGCCTGGCGACACCCGGCTTTGTGTGCGTGGACGTGGGCCTGAGCAAGCCCCCCGAGCCCGctgtgcccacccccagccccagccccaccggcCACCACCGGGGCCGCCTGGCCCGCTGCTGGGCCCGCTGCGGGGACTGGAAGCGCATGGCGCTCGTCACGGCCCTGCTGCTGGCGCTCTTCTGCGTGGTGCTCTGGCCTGTGCAGTGCGCGCTCAGGACCGGCAGCCTGCACTGCCTGACCCGGCCGCCTGCCATCGCCGTGCCAACTACCGTCACCTACCCAGCCACCTTCCCACTCGGGCCCCTGGCGGACGACTAG
- the C9H1orf159 gene encoding uncharacterized protein C1orf159 homolog isoform X1 — translation MSAARILRGQARSPAPARQPSAPLCCGPCALGHGAPARHPPGRPPGGSCQQVLGQRGPAVQVLCGHGGRQHHLPRRKPVWPRLLQALECGRERQLRAVQERDPQQLRVQRPGWPGHAVPRQQEHRDAWAAQSRSGLILAVAGFFYLKRSSKLPRLCYGRNRAPALQPSEACGSRATSGGSGPRTGTRAPLPSPWWRPGSATSDRLTSLCTPTAMEGPPQDRLCP, via the exons ATGTCTGCAGCTCGCATTCTGCGGGGCCAGGCCaggtcccccgcccccgcccggcagCCCAGCGCCCCTCTCTGCTGCGGACCCTGCGCTCTGGGACATGGCGCTCCAGCGCGCCATCCTCCTGGCCGGCCTCCTGGTGGAAGTTGCCAGCAAGTCCTCGGACAGCGCG GGCCAGCAGTCCAAGTGCTGTGTGGACATGGTGGACGCCAACACCACCTGCCCCGGCGCAAGCCTGTGTGGCCCAG GCTGCTTCAGGCGCTGGAATGCGGACGGGAGCGCCAGCTGCGTGCGGTGCAGGAACGGGACCCACAGCAGCTCCGAGTGCAGAGGCC TGGCTGGCCAGGGCACGCAGTCCCCCGCCAACAGGAGCACAGGGACGCCTGGGCGGCCCAGTCCCG CTCGGGCCTCATCCTCGCTGTGGCCGGTTTCTTCTACCTCAAGCGCAGCAGTAAACTGCCCCGGCTCTGCTACGGGAGGAACAGAG CCCCCGCCCTGCAGCCCAGCGAAGCC TGCGGAAGCCGCGCTACGTCAGGCGGGAGCGGCCCTCGGACAGGGACGCGGGCCCCACTGCCGTCTCCTTGGTGGAGGCCCGGGTCAGCAACGTCTGACAGGCTCACTTCACTCTGCACCCCGACCGCCATGGAGGGGCCGCCCCAGGACAGGCTGTGCCCGTGA
- the C9H1orf159 gene encoding uncharacterized protein C1orf159 homolog isoform X3 codes for MALQRAILLAGLLVEVASKSSDSAGQQSKCCVDMVDANTTCPGASLCGPGCFRRWNADGSASCVRCRNGTHSSSECRGLAGQGTQSPANRSTGTPGRPSPGGPRVAASLFLGTFLVSSGLILAVAGFFYLKRSSKLPRLCYGRNRAPALQPSEACGSRATSGGSGPRTGTRAPLPSPWWRPGSATSDRLTSLCTPTAMEGPPQDRLCP; via the exons ATGGCGCTCCAGCGCGCCATCCTCCTGGCCGGCCTCCTGGTGGAAGTTGCCAGCAAGTCCTCGGACAGCGCG GGCCAGCAGTCCAAGTGCTGTGTGGACATGGTGGACGCCAACACCACCTGCCCCGGCGCAAGCCTGTGTGGCCCAG GCTGCTTCAGGCGCTGGAATGCGGACGGGAGCGCCAGCTGCGTGCGGTGCAGGAACGGGACCCACAGCAGCTCCGAGTGCAGAGGCC TGGCTGGCCAGGGCACGCAGTCCCCCGCCAACAGGAGCACAGGGACGCCTGGGCGGCCCAGTCCCG GGGGCCCTCGAGTGGCAGCCTCTCTCTTCCTGGGGACCTTCCTCGTCAGCTCGGGCCTCATCCTCGCTGTGGCCGGTTTCTTCTACCTCAAGCGCAGCAGTAAACTGCCCCGGCTCTGCTACGGGAGGAACAGAG CCCCCGCCCTGCAGCCCAGCGAAGCC TGCGGAAGCCGCGCTACGTCAGGCGGGAGCGGCCCTCGGACAGGGACGCGGGCCCCACTGCCGTCTCCTTGGTGGAGGCCCGGGTCAGCAACGTCTGACAGGCTCACTTCACTCTGCACCCCGACCGCCATGGAGGGGCCGCCCCAGGACAGGCTGTGCCCGTGA
- the C9H1orf159 gene encoding uncharacterized protein C1orf159 homolog isoform X4 → MALQRAILLAGLLVEVASKSSDSAGQQSKCCVDMVDANTTCPGASLCGPGCFRRWNADGSASCVRCRNGTHSSSECRGLAGQGTQSPANRSTGTPGRPSPGGPRVAASLFLGTFLVSSGLILAVAGFFYLKRSSKLPRLCYGRNRAPALQPSEAAAMIPPPQSSVRKPRYVRRERPSDRDAGPTAVSLVEARVSNV, encoded by the exons ATGGCGCTCCAGCGCGCCATCCTCCTGGCCGGCCTCCTGGTGGAAGTTGCCAGCAAGTCCTCGGACAGCGCG GGCCAGCAGTCCAAGTGCTGTGTGGACATGGTGGACGCCAACACCACCTGCCCCGGCGCAAGCCTGTGTGGCCCAG GCTGCTTCAGGCGCTGGAATGCGGACGGGAGCGCCAGCTGCGTGCGGTGCAGGAACGGGACCCACAGCAGCTCCGAGTGCAGAGGCC TGGCTGGCCAGGGCACGCAGTCCCCCGCCAACAGGAGCACAGGGACGCCTGGGCGGCCCAGTCCCG GGGGCCCTCGAGTGGCAGCCTCTCTCTTCCTGGGGACCTTCCTCGTCAGCTCGGGCCTCATCCTCGCTGTGGCCGGTTTCTTCTACCTCAAGCGCAGCAGTAAACTGCCCCGGCTCTGCTACGGGAGGAACAGAG CCCCCGCCCTGCAGCCCAGCGAAGCC GCCGCGATGATCCCCCCGCCACAGTCCTCAG TGCGGAAGCCGCGCTACGTCAGGCGGGAGCGGCCCTCGGACAGGGACGCGGGCCCCACTGCCGTCTCCTTGGTGGAGGCCCGGGTCAGCAACGTCTGA
- the C9H1orf159 gene encoding uncharacterized protein C1orf159 homolog isoform X2: MSAARILRGQARSPAPARQPSAPLCCGPCALGHGAPARHPPGRPPGGSCQQVLGQRGPAVQVLCGHGGRQHHLPRRKPVWPRLLQALECGRERQLRAVQERDPQQLRVQRPGWPGHAVPRQQEHRDAWAAQSRSGLILAVAGFFYLKRSSKLPRLCYGRNRAPALQPSEAAAMIPPPQSSVRKPRYVRRERPSDRDAGPTAVSLVEARVSNV, from the exons ATGTCTGCAGCTCGCATTCTGCGGGGCCAGGCCaggtcccccgcccccgcccggcagCCCAGCGCCCCTCTCTGCTGCGGACCCTGCGCTCTGGGACATGGCGCTCCAGCGCGCCATCCTCCTGGCCGGCCTCCTGGTGGAAGTTGCCAGCAAGTCCTCGGACAGCGCG GGCCAGCAGTCCAAGTGCTGTGTGGACATGGTGGACGCCAACACCACCTGCCCCGGCGCAAGCCTGTGTGGCCCAG GCTGCTTCAGGCGCTGGAATGCGGACGGGAGCGCCAGCTGCGTGCGGTGCAGGAACGGGACCCACAGCAGCTCCGAGTGCAGAGGCC TGGCTGGCCAGGGCACGCAGTCCCCCGCCAACAGGAGCACAGGGACGCCTGGGCGGCCCAGTCCCG CTCGGGCCTCATCCTCGCTGTGGCCGGTTTCTTCTACCTCAAGCGCAGCAGTAAACTGCCCCGGCTCTGCTACGGGAGGAACAGAG CCCCCGCCCTGCAGCCCAGCGAAGCC GCCGCGATGATCCCCCCGCCACAGTCCTCAG TGCGGAAGCCGCGCTACGTCAGGCGGGAGCGGCCCTCGGACAGGGACGCGGGCCCCACTGCCGTCTCCTTGGTGGAGGCCCGGGTCAGCAACGTCTGA